The Paramisgurnus dabryanus chromosome 6, PD_genome_1.1, whole genome shotgun sequence genome has a window encoding:
- the arf1 gene encoding ADP-ribosylation factor 1: MGNIFANLFKVFGKKEMRILMVGLDAAGKTTILYKLKLGEIVTTIPTIGFNVETVEYKNISFTVWDVGGQDKIRPLWRHYFQNTQGLIFVVDSNDRERVNEAREELMRMLAEDELREAVLLVFANKQDLPNAMNAAEITDKLGLHSLRHRNWYIQAACATSGDGLYEGLDWLSNQLKNQK, from the exons ATGGGCAATATATTTGCAAACCTATTTAAAGTCTTTGGCAAGAAAGAGATGAGAATTCTCATGGTGGGGCTTGATGCTGCTGGAAAAACGACTATTCTTTACAAACTGAAGCTGGGGGAAATAGTTACCACAATTCCAACTATCG GTTTTAACGTTGAAACTGTGGAGTACAAGAATATAAGTTTCACTGTTTGGGACGTTGGCGGTCAAGATAAAATTCGACCACTGTGGCGTCATTACTTCCAAAACACACAAG GTCTGATCTTTGTGGTTGATAGCAATGACAGAGAGCGTGTGAATGAGGCGCGAGAGGAACTCATGAGAATGTTGGCTGAAGATGAGCTCAGGGAAGCCGTCCTGCTAGTGTTCGCCAACAAACAG GACTTACCGAACGCCATGAACGCTGCCGAAATCACGGATAAGCTGGGGCTTCACTCACTCCGGCACAGGAACTGGTACATTCAGGCCGCGTGTGCCACCAGCGGCGATGGCCTTTATGAAGGACTCGACTGGTTGTCCAACCAACTGAAAAACCAGAAATAA